In a single window of the Candidatus Nanopelagicales bacterium genome:
- the gltX gene encoding glutamate--tRNA ligase — translation MTDDGIRVRFCPSPTGNPHVGMVRTALFNWAFARHTGGTFVFRIEDTDSARDTEESYEALVDALQWLGLEWDEGPLKGGPFGPYRQSQRLDVYADVALRLLAAGRAYRCYCTPQELSDRREQALAAGRTPGYDGHCRDLTEEQVTAYEQQGRSPAIRFRMSGADFTWDDLVRGEMHVSAEHIPDYVLVRGNGEPLYTLVNPVDDALMEITHVLRGEDLLSSTPRQLALYDALREIGVTERATPSFGHLPYVMGEGNRKLSKRDPESSLNMYRDHGYLPEGLTNYLALLGWSIGDDREFFSKDEMAEHFEISRVNPNPARFDLKKCTAINGDWVRHLPETEIQQRLIPYLTEAGVLPADPSEEQLDLLARVVPLIHTRMDTLVQAAPMIAFLFVSDHDFAIDPDDAAKVLKEGSATVIAAARDALADVTDWTTDHIQAALRTVLIDGLGLKPKLAFGPVRLAITGRRVSPPLFESMELLGRARSLDRLDRARQWADQ, via the coding sequence GTGACTGACGATGGCATCAGGGTTCGCTTCTGCCCGTCGCCGACGGGCAACCCACACGTCGGAATGGTGCGTACCGCGCTTTTCAACTGGGCGTTTGCCCGCCACACGGGTGGAACGTTCGTGTTCCGCATCGAAGACACCGATTCCGCGCGAGACACCGAGGAGTCCTACGAGGCGCTCGTCGACGCCCTGCAGTGGTTGGGTTTGGAGTGGGACGAAGGGCCCCTGAAGGGTGGTCCGTTCGGGCCCTACCGGCAATCCCAGCGACTCGACGTCTACGCGGATGTAGCCCTCCGTCTGCTCGCCGCGGGCCGCGCTTATCGGTGCTACTGCACTCCTCAGGAACTGTCCGACCGGCGTGAGCAGGCACTCGCTGCCGGACGCACTCCCGGTTACGACGGCCATTGCCGCGACCTGACCGAGGAGCAGGTCACGGCCTACGAACAACAAGGTCGTTCACCCGCCATCCGGTTTCGGATGTCCGGCGCCGACTTCACCTGGGACGACCTCGTTCGTGGTGAGATGCACGTCTCTGCCGAGCACATTCCGGACTATGTGCTGGTCCGGGGTAACGGAGAACCGCTCTACACGCTGGTGAATCCCGTGGACGACGCGCTCATGGAGATCACCCACGTGTTGCGGGGTGAGGATCTGCTCTCATCGACGCCGCGGCAGTTGGCGCTGTACGACGCCTTGCGCGAGATCGGCGTCACCGAGCGCGCGACACCGTCCTTCGGGCACCTTCCGTACGTGATGGGGGAGGGCAACCGGAAACTGTCGAAGCGGGACCCCGAGTCATCGTTGAACATGTATCGCGACCACGGGTACCTGCCCGAGGGGCTGACGAATTACCTGGCCCTTCTCGGGTGGTCGATCGGCGACGATCGAGAGTTCTTCTCCAAGGACGAGATGGCCGAGCATTTCGAGATCTCCCGGGTGAACCCGAATCCCGCGCGATTCGACCTGAAGAAGTGCACGGCCATCAACGGCGATTGGGTGCGGCACCTGCCTGAGACCGAGATTCAACAGCGGTTGATCCCCTATCTGACCGAAGCCGGAGTCCTGCCCGCCGATCCATCGGAGGAACAGTTGGATCTGCTCGCCCGCGTGGTACCGCTGATCCACACCCGCATGGACACCCTGGTCCAGGCTGCGCCGATGATCGCCTTCCTGTTCGTCTCCGACCACGATTTCGCCATCGATCCTGATGACGCCGCCAAGGTTCTCAAGGAAGGGTCGGCGACTGTGATCGCAGCTGCCCGCGACGCCCTCGCCGACGTCACGGATTGGACCACGGATCACATCCAGGCTGCGCTGCGAACGGTATTGATCGACGGTTTGGGTCTGAAACCGAAGCTCGCGTTCGGGCCCGTGCGTTTGGCCATCACGGGGCGGCGAGTGTCGCCGCCGTTGTTCGAGTCGATGGAACTCCTCGGTCGGGCGCGGTCACTCGACCGACTCGATCGGGCGAGGCAGTGGGCCGATCAGTAG
- a CDS encoding alpha/beta hydrolase: protein MARRMAVALAAGALAAAGMAGTGAARAEGNSDVPLQDPQTSAPPQGSATPASPSREVAVSGSRTRRQFAVVTPDRGQTTIIRMLVSSRSRPTIAVERTRSRTGAKGLTVVGGAKRLARHRYAVTVPIIKPRVKGASSRAGELRVSVAGKQLRVRSRSVLTDTFTRQVRGEMCRAVSPFDIANHDKDTRIAFQPKVLFGKAMAGFRHPQYVGSFAVLQACTGQSPQTYMNALSGVDAAAVTARSLSASAATSPIDTSPGSGDAVVLVSGFMSQTPFTTPGAVCSAPNMSAGGTWYALQTSLANAGVPVYTVPETEYDYSGGGAPVPVAIDPAEMGLGSCAQTQLPALMTMNTAGDFDINSSILANYLNYINENFGVERVWLVGHSDGGLWSRGAMDYASFMPGIQIQSITTIDTPYTGSFLADLGEYELTDTCGALQLECQLDVAALNEIVDHFATAVGEGAALNEMTSDYMAEWNQRLAGIPGETPFYAASAIGINDPRTFNYLSSGTGDDPFYNPNDIAVGLSSAQADGLVENGTISVLRCFPTVPGLHTEVPGKVLSIGQDVDLINSFPGSSVFPNSTTAVTINPMVIEYVSEVLAGNPPTQTCPSAGYEQSGQFAPGQFGSWPDS from the coding sequence ATGGCAAGGCGGATGGCGGTGGCGTTGGCGGCTGGGGCCCTGGCCGCGGCGGGAATGGCCGGTACGGGAGCAGCCCGAGCCGAAGGCAACTCCGACGTTCCTTTGCAGGACCCGCAGACCTCCGCGCCCCCCCAGGGCTCCGCGACTCCTGCTTCCCCGTCCCGGGAAGTGGCCGTGAGTGGCTCCCGCACAAGGCGTCAGTTCGCTGTGGTGACCCCGGATCGCGGGCAGACCACGATCATCCGCATGCTCGTTTCCTCGCGCTCCCGTCCGACGATCGCGGTCGAGCGAACCCGATCCCGTACGGGGGCCAAAGGACTCACGGTTGTCGGCGGCGCCAAGAGACTCGCGCGCCATCGGTATGCCGTGACCGTGCCGATCATCAAACCGCGCGTCAAAGGAGCCAGTTCTCGGGCCGGCGAACTGAGAGTGTCCGTGGCCGGCAAACAACTGAGGGTGCGTAGCCGTTCGGTCCTGACCGACACCTTCACTCGCCAGGTCCGCGGCGAGATGTGCCGAGCCGTGAGTCCGTTCGACATCGCCAACCACGACAAGGACACCCGGATCGCCTTCCAGCCGAAAGTGCTCTTCGGCAAGGCCATGGCGGGATTCCGGCATCCGCAGTACGTGGGAAGTTTCGCGGTGCTGCAGGCGTGCACCGGGCAGTCGCCGCAGACCTACATGAACGCATTGAGCGGGGTTGATGCCGCAGCGGTCACCGCCCGCAGCCTGTCGGCGAGCGCGGCGACGTCGCCCATCGATACCTCACCGGGATCAGGCGATGCGGTCGTGCTGGTCTCCGGCTTCATGTCCCAAACGCCGTTCACGACCCCCGGCGCTGTGTGCAGCGCACCCAACATGTCCGCGGGAGGCACCTGGTACGCGCTGCAGACAAGCTTGGCGAACGCCGGTGTCCCGGTCTACACGGTCCCGGAGACGGAATACGATTACTCAGGTGGCGGTGCCCCGGTTCCGGTGGCCATCGATCCGGCGGAAATGGGTCTGGGATCCTGCGCCCAAACCCAACTGCCCGCATTGATGACGATGAACACAGCCGGGGATTTCGACATCAACTCGAGCATCTTGGCCAACTACCTGAACTACATCAACGAGAACTTCGGGGTCGAGCGGGTGTGGCTCGTCGGACACTCAGACGGAGGGCTGTGGTCGCGGGGCGCGATGGACTACGCGAGTTTTATGCCGGGGATCCAGATCCAATCGATCACGACCATCGACACCCCGTACACCGGCTCCTTCCTCGCCGACCTCGGGGAATACGAACTGACCGACACGTGCGGTGCGCTTCAGCTTGAGTGTCAACTGGACGTGGCTGCGCTGAACGAGATCGTCGATCACTTCGCCACGGCAGTCGGCGAGGGTGCGGCCCTGAACGAGATGACCTCCGACTACATGGCGGAGTGGAACCAGCGGCTGGCTGGGATCCCCGGGGAGACTCCCTTCTACGCCGCCTCCGCCATCGGGATCAACGACCCACGCACGTTCAACTACTTGAGTTCGGGCACGGGAGACGACCCCTTCTACAACCCGAACGACATTGCTGTCGGGCTGTCCAGCGCTCAGGCGGACGGTCTGGTCGAAAACGGCACGATCTCGGTGCTCCGGTGTTTCCCGACCGTTCCAGGACTGCACACCGAGGTCCCCGGCAAGGTGCTGTCGATCGGCCAAGACGTCGACCTGATCAACTCCTTTCCCGGTTCGAGCGTGTTCCCGAACTCGACCACCGCAGTCACCATCAACCCCATGGTGATCGAGTACGTCAGCGAGGTCCTCGCCGGCAATCCACCGACGCAGACATGCCCGTCGGCGGGTTACGAGCAGTCGGGGCAGTTCGCGCCGGGCCAGTTCGGATCCTGGCCGGACAGCTAG
- a CDS encoding GGDEF domain-containing protein, giving the protein MASTGPGPSPASGVLRRRVRLLTWLQLGLAALLCVGVAVIAVAMSPAMPARISYMAMTGALAALMIAAWAMNRAGHYRVAAWVTVVVVSIPPWLALAVDEQVRAGDLMPLTYVVLSIVLTAMLLDTASTVVVAGVQWAALLLLSFVLPHSRFNWPSLLTLVFFLSVLAILYTIVTRRDTEQIEEQGRRIREDQRELHDRLVHDPLTGLFNWGHLAEVLPRTITQAQEDGMPVSLLVLDIDNFKAINDLYGHNVGDQVLRDVASVLRSTVRPSDIVFRFGGDEFVVIQPGLAADVAHARAAEELLHLRSIQLPDAPTQLQVSVSGGIASYPDHATNSEDLFRRADAALLEAKRSGRNRLELSNKYPNPLSEDCAATDDDRGPTAHGSWNTFG; this is encoded by the coding sequence ATGGCGTCGACCGGACCCGGTCCATCGCCAGCCAGCGGTGTCCTCCGTCGCCGGGTTCGCCTGCTGACGTGGCTCCAACTGGGCCTGGCAGCGCTGCTCTGCGTCGGGGTCGCGGTGATCGCGGTAGCAATGAGCCCTGCGATGCCGGCCCGGATCTCGTACATGGCCATGACCGGCGCGCTGGCGGCGCTCATGATCGCTGCGTGGGCGATGAACCGCGCGGGACACTATCGGGTCGCTGCCTGGGTAACTGTCGTGGTCGTGTCCATCCCTCCATGGCTGGCGCTGGCTGTCGACGAGCAGGTCCGCGCCGGGGACCTGATGCCATTGACATATGTGGTGTTGTCGATCGTGCTGACCGCGATGCTGCTGGACACCGCGAGCACAGTGGTCGTTGCAGGGGTCCAATGGGCCGCACTGCTGTTGTTGTCGTTCGTGTTACCCCACTCGAGGTTCAATTGGCCGAGCTTGCTGACGCTGGTGTTCTTTCTTTCGGTGCTGGCCATCCTGTACACAATCGTCACCCGCCGCGATACCGAACAGATTGAGGAGCAGGGCCGCAGGATCCGCGAGGATCAAAGGGAACTTCACGACCGCCTGGTCCACGATCCGCTGACTGGGCTGTTCAACTGGGGACATCTCGCCGAGGTTCTGCCACGGACGATCACGCAGGCCCAAGAAGATGGAATGCCAGTCAGCCTGCTCGTCTTGGACATTGACAACTTCAAAGCCATCAACGACTTGTATGGGCACAACGTTGGTGACCAGGTGCTGCGAGATGTCGCCTCGGTGCTGCGCTCGACAGTTCGTCCCTCGGACATCGTCTTTCGGTTCGGAGGGGACGAGTTCGTCGTGATCCAGCCTGGACTGGCCGCAGATGTCGCGCACGCACGCGCAGCGGAAGAGCTCCTGCACCTTCGCTCCATTCAACTTCCTGATGCGCCGACCCAACTGCAAGTCTCCGTGAGCGGCGGAATCGCGAGCTACCCCGACCACGCCACCAATAGCGAAGACCTCTTCCGTCGGGCGGACGCCGCGCTCCTCGAAGCCAAACGCTCCGGCCGCAACCGACTGGAGCTGTCCAACAAGTACCCCAATCCGCTCAGTGAGGATTGTGCGGCAACCGACGATGACAGGGGGCCTACGGCGCACGGCTCATGGAACACCTTTGGCTGA
- a CDS encoding serine protease encodes MIVELRSWTLPHRQGHGRSRLIIPLIVGLITILSVLALPTPASAKPHGPAVVNGQDVPVGDWPQVVALGYNDRSASEGVFCGSTLIDPQWIVTAAHCVAGERAGDLAAFVGRTVLTDDDGVTVGISRIVRGPWDRRTDRGDIAVLQLSQPVAAPPMAMASSTSVYRAGTPASVFGWGSTRASGRGYDDHMQQGALRMVRGSRCQWIWGGIAPRTQVCAGGLQASGIVVDSCSGDSGGPLVVTGPGGVPLLAGIVSFGGNRCAQRGQPGVYTKVAAYRSWVLQVIS; translated from the coding sequence ATGATCGTTGAACTCCGGAGTTGGACCCTCCCCCATCGTCAAGGTCACGGCCGTTCACGGCTGATCATCCCCCTGATAGTGGGGCTCATCACGATTCTGTCGGTCCTGGCGCTCCCCACTCCTGCGTCGGCCAAACCCCACGGCCCCGCGGTCGTGAACGGCCAAGACGTCCCCGTTGGCGATTGGCCGCAGGTGGTCGCGTTGGGTTACAACGACCGGTCAGCGTCCGAAGGCGTCTTCTGCGGCTCCACCCTGATCGACCCACAATGGATCGTGACCGCTGCCCACTGCGTCGCGGGTGAACGGGCCGGCGACCTCGCCGCTTTCGTGGGCCGAACTGTTTTGACCGATGACGACGGGGTCACGGTCGGGATCAGCCGCATCGTGCGCGGCCCATGGGACCGACGCACCGACCGCGGAGACATCGCCGTTCTGCAACTGAGCCAACCGGTGGCAGCACCCCCGATGGCCATGGCGAGCAGCACGTCCGTGTATCGGGCCGGCACTCCTGCTTCGGTGTTCGGCTGGGGCAGTACCCGCGCCAGTGGTCGCGGCTACGACGACCACATGCAGCAGGGTGCTCTGCGGATGGTGCGCGGATCGCGCTGCCAGTGGATCTGGGGCGGGATCGCACCGCGAACCCAGGTCTGTGCCGGTGGTCTCCAAGCGAGTGGGATCGTTGTGGACTCGTGCAGCGGCGACAGCGGAGGCCCCCTGGTCGTGACCGGCCCGGGTGGCGTGCCCCTGCTCGCAGGCATCGTGAGTTTCGGCGGAAACAGGTGCGCTCAGCGGGGCCAGCCCGGCGTCTATACCAAGGTCGCCGCGTATCGATCGTGGGTTCTGCAAGTCATCTCGTGA
- a CDS encoding adenosylcobinamide-GDP ribazoletransferase, translating into MTSALRLSFGLFTILPIDRSSDARKSPPTGAASDPPPKTSATGETATDREQTESAQQSGPAPSASVVRRAVLLAPVTGLVVATLAAVVLFAVRALIDGDVWGSMATDPPGALVAAALAIMTVELLTGGLHLDGLADTADAIAVRGSAHRSLAVMKDSASGPMGVFAVVIFAVLATSTLAVAVTRGHGTEALVTAVLAGRVAILWGCTQQAARPDGLGAWVSGSVSRVQALALTVAVMVVPLVLGLLDDDARLGATIAVVAAIPIGVATAWLATLSIRRRIAGITGDVLGAMAQVATVVSLVVTALAP; encoded by the coding sequence GTGACGTCCGCGCTGCGGCTGTCGTTCGGCCTGTTCACGATCCTGCCGATCGACCGATCCTCCGACGCGCGCAAGAGCCCGCCGACGGGAGCAGCATCGGACCCACCTCCCAAGACCTCTGCGACAGGCGAGACAGCAACTGATCGCGAACAGACCGAGTCTGCCCAACAGTCCGGCCCCGCGCCCTCAGCCTCTGTCGTACGGCGCGCAGTGCTACTGGCCCCGGTGACCGGTCTTGTCGTAGCGACTCTCGCAGCCGTCGTCCTGTTCGCGGTACGCGCGCTCATCGACGGTGACGTGTGGGGATCGATGGCAACCGACCCACCCGGCGCTCTGGTCGCGGCGGCGCTTGCGATCATGACCGTCGAACTCCTGACCGGGGGGCTGCACCTGGACGGACTCGCCGACACCGCGGATGCCATCGCGGTGCGCGGGAGCGCGCATCGATCCTTGGCGGTGATGAAGGACTCGGCGAGCGGACCGATGGGGGTGTTCGCGGTCGTCATATTCGCGGTGCTGGCTACCTCGACCCTGGCTGTGGCCGTAACCCGAGGCCATGGCACCGAGGCACTGGTCACGGCTGTGCTCGCGGGAAGGGTCGCGATCCTCTGGGGATGTACCCAGCAGGCTGCCCGACCGGACGGGCTGGGTGCCTGGGTGAGCGGCAGTGTGAGTCGCGTCCAAGCCCTGGCGCTCACCGTCGCAGTCATGGTCGTGCCGCTGGTCCTCGGACTGCTCGATGATGACGCCCGCCTCGGCGCCACGATCGCGGTTGTGGCTGCGATCCCGATCGGCGTCGCAACGGCATGGCTGGCCACGCTGTCGATCCGGCGCCGCATCGCAGGGATCACCGGCGACGTCCTGGGCGCCATGGCACAGGTCGCAACGGTCGTCTCTCTCGTCGTGACCGCCCTGGCGCCCTGA
- the cobT gene encoding nicotinate-nucleotide--dimethylbenzimidazole phosphoribosyltransferase encodes MIPAPDPDTRAQARDRLGRLAKPVGALGALEDIAVWCAGVQGRCPPEPFRAVRVVVIAGDHGVATMAATSAYPSEVTAQMVATMVSGGAAVNVLARDVMASVQVVDASVDSDYPGLTIPATITQRRIRRASGSIDRENALTAEQTSAALDLGRALAEEQRQAGADLVIVGDMGIGNTTPAAALIAALGDEDPVSVTGRGTGIDDATWMRKVAAVRDALWRSRELRSDPSAVLETIGGADLAVMAGLLGGCAQRGIPVLLDGVVVTAAALVADRMDPGAREWWWAGHRSAEPAHSIALAALELTPVLDLEMRLGEGTGALTALPVVNAAAALLGTMATLEAAGISSPDDQFIGQE; translated from the coding sequence ATGATCCCCGCACCCGACCCGGACACTCGCGCCCAGGCCCGAGACCGTCTCGGCCGACTGGCCAAGCCGGTGGGGGCGCTCGGGGCGCTCGAGGACATCGCCGTCTGGTGCGCGGGGGTGCAGGGCAGGTGCCCGCCCGAACCGTTCCGCGCGGTTCGGGTCGTCGTGATCGCCGGGGACCATGGGGTCGCGACCATGGCGGCGACGAGCGCCTACCCCAGCGAGGTCACTGCCCAGATGGTCGCCACGATGGTGTCCGGAGGGGCCGCCGTCAACGTACTCGCCCGCGATGTGATGGCCTCCGTTCAGGTGGTCGACGCGTCCGTCGATTCCGACTATCCCGGCCTGACGATTCCCGCAACGATCACGCAGCGACGGATTCGGCGAGCAAGTGGATCGATCGACCGCGAGAACGCCCTGACTGCCGAGCAGACGAGCGCCGCACTCGACCTCGGGCGAGCGTTGGCCGAGGAACAACGGCAAGCCGGAGCTGATCTGGTGATCGTCGGCGACATGGGGATCGGTAACACGACACCCGCCGCCGCGTTGATCGCCGCACTGGGTGACGAGGATCCCGTCAGCGTCACTGGTCGAGGGACCGGGATCGATGATGCGACCTGGATGCGCAAGGTAGCCGCCGTCCGCGACGCATTGTGGCGCAGTCGCGAACTGCGCAGTGACCCGAGCGCCGTCCTGGAGACGATCGGGGGCGCCGATCTCGCGGTCATGGCGGGCCTGCTCGGGGGCTGCGCCCAGCGCGGCATACCCGTCCTACTAGATGGCGTCGTTGTGACGGCCGCCGCGCTGGTCGCCGATCGGATGGACCCGGGAGCGCGAGAGTGGTGGTGGGCGGGGCACCGCTCGGCGGAACCGGCTCACTCGATCGCCCTGGCCGCTCTGGAACTGACACCAGTGCTCGACCTGGAGATGCGGCTCGGCGAAGGGACCGGGGCATTGACCGCGCTGCCTGTCGTGAACGCGGCAGCCGCACTGCTCGGCACCATGGCGACGCTCGAAGCAGCGGGGATCTCCTCACCGGACGACCAGTTCATCGGGCAAGAGTGA
- the cobU gene encoding bifunctional adenosylcobinamide kinase/adenosylcobinamide-phosphate guanylyltransferase, which translates to MAAPMIARVLFTGGARSGKSAAAERLASQADHVTYVATAPRYPNDPEWVNRIRSHRSRRPDHWTTIETSDIATEIRRADPGNPVLVDCLTLWLTSRLDDHGAWQNPASALPLLHQEIDELTDAVRCAQGGVVLVTNEVGMGIVPGTPAGRLFQDLLGKCNCAVAAECDEVYLVVVGRLLPIGGDPRSGELLSGHPT; encoded by the coding sequence GTGGCGGCGCCGATGATCGCCCGCGTGCTGTTCACCGGCGGAGCCCGCTCAGGCAAGAGTGCCGCCGCTGAACGCCTGGCCTCGCAAGCCGACCATGTCACGTACGTCGCCACCGCCCCCCGCTACCCGAACGACCCCGAGTGGGTAAATCGGATTCGCAGCCATCGTTCCCGACGACCCGATCACTGGACAACGATCGAGACCAGCGATATCGCCACCGAGATCCGCCGCGCGGACCCTGGGAATCCGGTACTCGTCGACTGCCTGACTTTGTGGCTCACGTCCCGGCTGGATGACCACGGCGCCTGGCAGAACCCAGCGTCCGCGCTGCCACTGCTTCACCAGGAGATCGACGAGCTCACCGATGCGGTGCGCTGCGCGCAAGGCGGGGTCGTTCTGGTCACCAACGAAGTCGGCATGGGGATCGTGCCCGGCACTCCGGCGGGTCGGCTGTTCCAGGACCTGTTGGGCAAGTGCAACTGCGCGGTGGCCGCCGAATGTGATGAGGTCTATCTCGTCGTCGTCGGGCGGCTCCTGCCGATCGGAGGCGATCCGCGATCGGGGGAACTGCTGTCAGGACACCCCACATGA
- a CDS encoding SCO2322 family protein, with product MRTALRTAIALAMLASLGTARAEPQFRFWSLWTAPDGTWRQEQGNPDVLDVPARSVLAWVFVRSSGDVKATKAPETVARYDELCPQETGGRGTPVAVVIDYGSTSDAPVGETPPSDRVACVAVSGPVTPSSALAAAAEIRAGEEGLICGIDGYPSTECAALAVTTADPVESSDPPQNDSPPAWVYSLALLVLVAGGYGLSLWRRR from the coding sequence ATGCGCACAGCTTTGCGGACGGCCATCGCACTGGCGATGCTGGCCTCACTCGGGACTGCTCGCGCGGAACCTCAGTTCCGATTCTGGTCGTTATGGACGGCCCCAGACGGCACCTGGCGCCAGGAACAGGGAAATCCTGACGTATTGGACGTTCCCGCCCGCTCCGTGCTTGCGTGGGTCTTCGTGCGCAGCTCGGGGGATGTCAAGGCCACCAAGGCGCCTGAGACTGTCGCTCGATATGACGAGCTGTGTCCGCAGGAAACCGGCGGACGCGGTACCCCGGTCGCGGTGGTCATCGACTACGGTTCGACATCCGACGCGCCGGTGGGCGAGACTCCGCCTTCCGACCGCGTCGCGTGCGTGGCGGTCAGCGGTCCCGTCACTCCGAGCAGTGCGCTGGCCGCAGCGGCTGAGATCCGCGCCGGGGAGGAAGGCCTCATCTGCGGGATCGATGGCTACCCGAGTACCGAATGCGCGGCTCTCGCTGTCACCACGGCGGACCCGGTGGAGAGCAGTGACCCGCCGCAGAATGACTCCCCGCCCGCTTGGGTGTACTCGCTGGCGCTGCTCGTCCTCGTCGCGGGCGGCTACGGGCTGTCGCTGTGGCGGCGCCGATGA